The DNA window GTGCGCGAGCCCGCAATCGCCCTGCTGTTCCTGATCCCCGGGATCGGCGAGACCCTGCGGGTCAACGGCCGCGCGGCCATCTCGATCGAACCCGCCCTGCTCGACAGCTTCGCGGTCGACGGCAGGGCACCGAAATCGGTGATCGCGATCACCGTCGAGGCGGTCTATTTCCAGTGCGCCCGCGCGATCCTGCGCTCGGAATTGTGGAACCCGGCAAAGCACGTGGCGCGCGCCTCGCTGCCGAGCGCCGGCCAGATCCTCGCGGCCCTGACGGCCAATGAGATGGGCGGCGAGACCTACGACAAG is part of the Microvirga terrae genome and encodes:
- a CDS encoding pyridoxamine 5'-phosphate oxidase family protein — encoded protein: MSHIITSVTELEALYGEVNRGSLLKETDRVVPEYRAFIEAAPFVALATRGPEGLDCSPRGDGPGFVRVQDDKTLLLPDRRGNNRIDSLKNIVREPAIALLFLIPGIGETLRVNGRAAISIEPALLDSFAVDGRAPKSVIAITVEAVYFQCARAILRSELWNPAKHVARASLPSAGQILAALTANEMGGETYDKALPERQRSTLY